The Astyanax mexicanus isolate ESR-SI-001 chromosome 6, AstMex3_surface, whole genome shotgun sequence region ttaaataatattattagcaATTTTAACATCCCACAATTGATGCTTAACGATtctgagtgtatatgtgtgaccaCAAAATAGACTCTACAGTAACGCTCTTCTGGGAGTTGATCTGTTTTCAGGAGTAAAGGTAAAGTGTATCTTATTTCCTATTGGCTCTTGGCCCGTTTGCATAATAGGTATGTGCCTATTGTGCCAAGACTGCACACTGAGGGTGAGTAAATTTGGGGAGGGGGAACAATGCAAATAAATTTTGCCAGGAGTCAATAGAAAAGTTGAATCTCTGcctccttttttgttatttcagcaatttctcattttctgcaaataaatgctctggattacaatatttttatttcgaatttgggagaaatgttgtctgtagtttatagaataaaacaacaatgttcttttttctcaaacataaacctataaatagcaaaatcagaaaaactgattcagaaactaaagtggtctcttttttatttttcaaagctgtatctggaatatttcatttatatttattattatatacagtaccagtcagaaccCTCATCtcagacacacctcttctcattcagtgtttttttctttatttttatgttttttacattgtgacTTTAATATTGGAgacaatattaaagctatacaggacaGCAACACGTGCTGTAATTATGCtgtaaactaaaagtgttaaacaaatcagaatatggtttatactttagattcttctaagtagcacattaatctttaaggacagatctgcacactcttggtattttaatctcaatgttttcatgagggagagtcacctggaatagttttctcagtgtcttgaaggaaggagtttctggaggtgctgaacaatagttgctgatttttccttaacttttttttttactgtttactatgtaattccatatgtgtcctttaataataatctacaatgtagaaaataaattctaTAAAAACACTGAAGTATTTATAATTAAAGTAATTCATGTtcttcaaaaatacattttacaaacaAAATTCAAGAAACATGTTGaaatgatggtgtgtgtgtagtgctggacgatatggccaaaattcatatcacgatatattccttaatttcggtcgatacgatataatttcgatatcgatataaatacttagaaggccacagaaaactgcgaagaatccctgcaatggaaatatgtacctactactgtctggaaatttaatttaagtctttgaaacctcctttcacgaaaacattataatacttaagaaataaaaaatagtcaagataaatcaatgctcaattttatttgcatatagcaaaataaaaacatgacatccctgtcaaacataagcctatataactattaccaataaaaataaatttaaattaggacagaagcagagcttcttattcttttgtaaacaaatttaacagatcaaaacaaaagtgtttcaactaggataaagaataaaagaagcctttatatacataaaagcaacaagattttcccgtcaaataaacaaacctataggctttatcaactataaataacttagttacaatataagctacaaaagtgcttcagccaaaatacaactctttatgaacataaaaggaacatgatatccccgtcaaataaacaaacctaaaggattcataaactttaaataacttaaataacttacaacatacgctataaaagtgattcagccagtataaggaaaatattgtatgtagtggaactgattgaggtggtggaacagattagatgttttaacgttaccgctgctaacctgctccactctccggcacaatttgcagcaaactgaagtttagcagaccttcgagagttgaaccaaatcctcaccactgaattagacctccctccttcaattgatcacttgtggaagcggcaggggcattcattttgcatcaaaaatgtcccgtgctgggagccaagaggacccgcaactgaccgctgaccgagcggacccgtgggtggaccgagcggaccagaggctgaccgagcggacccgtgggcggaccgagcggacccgaggctaggctaggctaggctcggcttggttccgctccgttccactccagcgcggagcatttcagatgcgaaccgagcctaccttagccttggatccgctcgtcccggctccgtttggctccagcgcgaggcattttagatgcgtagcggacccgagcctagcctagcctagccaaatctagcctagcctagcctatctggctacgtgcctatgtgattacataatcacgcacagagatagtccagctacggaggctgattgtgttcagctgtgcggcgagctgacgccagtaaaacgcctgtccgtgacagattctgtaaataatacatatcgatataccacaaaaatgatatcaccgttattgaaacatttcttatcgcgataaataccgatatcgaattattgtccaggcctatgtgtgtgtgtgtgtgtgtgggtggggtaaTTGACCATACAGTACATTTGCAGCAGACAGAGATTAGAATAATTCACACTGTATTACCTCTTTAATTGTTCTGGTGTTGGAGAGTTCTGCACTGTAATATATTCTCTGTGTGTGTAGGTCTGATGTGGAGGTGCCGTTTGAGGTGTGGGATCAGACGGTGGGCTTTTTACCCTCCAGCGCTCCTCCTCACTCCCTCCTCACGCTGCTCTGGAAGCGCTCCTGATTAACCCTGTGCAGATCTGCACTGTCGGGACTGGAGGAAACTGCACTGATCCGAGTTCCAGTTCTCACCACACTGCTGAATCTACAGGCTTTACAGAGATGATCTGAATAATTTCACTGACTGTAACTAACTGCATGTTCAAGCCAACAATCCACATGATCATTTTCATTACAAAATGATTGAAGAATTTGATTCAGAGTGAGAGTCTAATTTACCCAGTGGTAGAATACATGCAATAATGTCAGCATCCAATCTTTATTACATTTTACTCTGTATTTACGTTTAAAAACTGCTTAAGATGTGcagatactttattaaataatattattagcaATTTTAAAATCCCACAGTTGAtgctttagagcaggggtgtccaaactacagtccgcgggccatttgcggccgtttcctttttttggagcggAATTTAGAATTAAAGttgacccgctgttaagcaggtttttataatgtgagattcaaagtttgaactctaggtgtcagaaacgggccaaagtgtttaaaagcggagagggtgcgcagttttagcgcagaaaaacaggccaaagagtgtaaaagcggagagggtgcgcagttttagcgcggAAAAccaggccaaatagtctaaaagcggagagggtgaagttgtagcacagaaaaacaggccaaagagtctaaaagcagagagagtgtgcagttttagcgcagaaaaacggtccaaagagtctaaaagttgctgtaattaaggagtttaatattatgagacatcatgaaatgaaacatcaatttgaaaaatcttagtttacacaacactgtcaaagaaaaagatagtaagtcaagtaaaatggtgtgtaaatgaaagtaatcaggaaaacagtattatttaaagtggtatatttcattatttgttttattacagagtctgtggcccgtgacttcaaatatattctcCCTCTGGCCGCCAacaaaaacgtttggacaccctgCTTTAGAGTAACTTATTTTAAGTCaatgcagtgattttttttatcttaatttttgtgttttaacaCACTCTGTTTGGTCCAACAGTCCATCAACCAGAAATATTcatccaacagcatcctgtgggcacagattcagagcttctgtctctgactttactttatctacagggtgaAGCGGTTGTAgataggagtgtgtaatagaggaGTGGAGGACattgagagattaaacacagtgtttaaaaactccaggagcactgctgtatctgatccactaatacATATCtaatacacactaacacctcatacaccaccaccatgtattTCACCTGGCCTCATTATTAAGACCTGTACATTTTAGCTGATCATCTGTTCCAAATCCAACATTGTTGCTTGAAATCTATTCACAATCAGAGAACTAGCCCCTTATAATAATCGTAACTAGAGAGTGCAGAGTAAAAGTGATCTAATACACCTTTAAGTTGTGAAGCAGTTGCTGTTGTTGTTTACTTGCCTAATTAAAAGGGAACTGCTTTGGGATGAAGATTATCCTTTACTTTTTACGTTGCcttgtttatttaatttgaacTATAAACAAGTTCATTTGTGAACTTCTTACagtcacacacactgtaaacctggataggttgaattaacttaaataatttgaggaaaccagttgcctaaaatgtatttttgttaaaattatatgaattgattattttttgtcatataaaTTCCTTTGTGTAATAATTCAACTAAAATGGTATGTTCAGGtgaattaaatatatttgtgtttaatcttCTTTTTGATTAATTTTAACTAAAATGTACATTGGTAAAATTAGATGGAGAATGTGATagagcaggggttggcaattaagtttggctgagggacagatattttccaagccaataATTTgtgggacacaaaaaaaaaattaaagtgtggaaaatgaagtgtaagtgctacagactagtaaacaaaatgttttgtttagtatttagtaaaagaaaatgtaaaaaaaaattaaaatcttgactggattttctcagtcagctttatagaattcaagctttcagttaacagctgtgctaaactttgtcaagagtttattacttgaatgtcttgcctcttaatgcgtttaagagcatcagtagttgtgttgtgaagaggtagagttggtatacagtgaatagctctatttgaaaaATGCTCCAATACATTTTATGtcgagaactactcaactaagtgaagataaaaatactttaagaaatgaaggtcagtcaatctgaaaatacaaaaaaaataaaaatacaagaacTTTGGAAACATGCTCAAATGCAGTCAAAAAGACTGTCAaatatgttatgatgaaactggctctcatcagctcCGTTCCAGGAGAGGAAGAGCCAGAgctacctctgttgtacagaataagttcatcagagttaccagcctcagaatccgcaagttaacagcttatcagaaaagagcacctaaatgcttcacagggtattttgtttttttttaacacatgatctggatcacttcagtattcatttacaaatataggggaaaaaataaaaataagaacattgaataagaagatgtgtccaaacttttgactagtactgtatgttAAAACCAAAACAGGAACATTTCAGCTATTTAgtgaaaaaacatacaaaatatatgtAGGTACCGTCATTTTAATGTAAAGCTGGATGTTTTAACTGAATAAATGCATTACTGCTGTTTAGTGTGCTCTTGGACGCACTATGACCCTGTAAGGTTTGGCCTTTAGGACCACTGTGGCCACGCCCCTGAGGTCAGGAAGCTCCTCCGGTCCCTCAGGGAGGAACTGGAAGTCCCGCAGCAGGTAGGCTGTGAACAGGAACAGCTCCATTTTGGCCACGGACTCTCCGAGGCACAGCCGAGCGCCCCCTCCAAAGGGCATCAGTGCCCGCAGAGACCCCCCACCACCTTCCAGAAAGCGCTCTGAAATAAAGAACACGCCCTATGACCATTACTCAGCACTGCAGGGGTTCTGCTGTTATACTGGAGTCTAATCAGGGGGCTGAGCTTCTACCTGGTCTGAAGGTGAACGGCTCGCTCCACACAGCCGGGTCATGATGAGCTCCAAATAAGTTGGGGATGATAACAGTGTTCTTAGGGATAAAGTATCCTGCAATGCTGAAGAGACAAATACACCTCATAAAACATGTATACCATTTATATAACATGacatataaattatttagtttttatttttgctttttctgtGATTCATATTTTTTGTGATTTGTGGCTTTTAAAGGTGATTTACTACTTCTGAACAGTAATTCATAGCTTTTAAAGAGGATTAACTACTTTTGGTGCAGGGGCATTGCCTGGCCTAGGCTTCTGGGGCTAGAGCCCCGAATGATTATCCAGTAGCCCcaaatcgtttcgctcagatcagctgtactcctaatgaggagacaggcccaCTGACAGCTTTGTGAATGGAAAATTATGGTGCCGGTTTAGGATAAAGTTCCGCATTTCGGAAGAAACAGCCAAACAGTATATGAGTATATGAGTCTTGTATGAGTGGATAATAGTCTTTGAAATTTGATTCACTGCTTTTGAACAGTGACTCATAGCTTCTGATGGTGATTTACTATTTCTGAACAGTGGCTCTTAGACTGTACATTTGATTCACTACTTCTGAACTGTGGCTTATAGCCTTTGAATTGGATTCACTACTTCTGTACAATGATTAATAGCTGAAGGTGAATAAAGGTGATTCCTTACTACTGAACAGTGATTCATAGTTTATAAAGGTGATTCCCTACTTCTGAACAGTGATCCATAGCTTATAAAGGTGATTCCCTACTTCTGAACAGTGATTCATAGTTCATAGTTTAGTTTGGTGCGGGTCAGTACTGTACCTGCTGTCTCGTTTGGCTGTGTGTGGAACAGCGAGTGGGGCGACGGGCCTCAGCCGCAGGACCTCGTTAATGACCGCACACAGGTAGGGGAGCCTATGCCTGTCACTGTATTGAGGATACTGCCCCTTTAACACACTGCACAGCTCCTCATACACCCCCGTCTGAACCTgcggagagagagaagaggtcaAAAAGGATAAAGGGTATTATAATACCTCATAAATACAGTATAACACCCCATAAGAACAGCTTTAGCACCTCCGGCCTGTGCAGGAGGAAGGCCACGGTCCAGCAGAGCCAGGCTGCGGTGGTCTCTGTGCCCCCAATCAGCAGATCTATTGTAGTCATGTGCAGCTGAGTGTCTGTCAGAAGCTGAGAGAGAAGAACAGACAGAGCAACGGACATCTTTTCATCCATCAGTGGTCAAAATatgaaaaatcacaaaaaaaaaactcccagctGATCATCTcaatatttactttatatttatatttatttatatcagtacaGTTTACAGTGATTTCTAACTTTAAGATGGTAATTCCTAACTTCAAACAGTGATTCCTTAATTCAGAACAGTAATTAAGAGCTTTGGAATTGTGATTCATAACTTCATACATTTTAAGATTTTAGGGTGGGGATTCATACtattaaaatcttttaaattattatttgtgtttTGATTCAAGGCTTTTAATGATGATTCACAGCATTATCACTTTTGATCAGTGATTCGTAGCTCCTGTGTCACTACATTTTATTGAGATTCTTAAATCTGAATAAAACATTTTGAAGGGTCATATATTACTTTTTAATAGTGATTCAGAACATTTACATGAAAATTCAACTTTTAAATAGTGATTCATAACTTTTGGACAGTGATTCAGAACTTTTAAAttatgtatcacaatatttgaCTTGAGATTGTTTAATCTAAACAGTAattcagatttacagatttttagaATTGAGAGGTGATTCATAACATTTAAATGAAAATTCAACATTTGAATACTGATTCATAAATGTTTGTGGTAACTGATAACTTTTGAACAGTGATTCATAACTTTTAAAttatgtatcacaatatttgaCTTGAGATTGTTTCATCTAAACAGTAAATCAGATTTACAAATCTATTAGAATTGAGAGGTAATTAATAACATTTGAACAGTGActcataacatttaaataaaattaaacttttaattaGGGATTCATAACTTTTGAACATTCAAACGAAGTATCACAACATTTGACTTGAGATTTTTTAATGTGAACAGTAATGCAGATTTACAGATCTATTAAAATTAAGAGGTGATTTATTACTTGATTCATAACTTTTAAACACTGATTCATAACTTTTAGGTGGTAATTCATAGCATTTAAACGAAAATTCAACTTTTGAACAGTGATTCATAACTTTTGGGTGGTAATTCATAACTCTTGAAACAGTGATTCATAACATTTAAATGGAAATTCAGCTTTTGAACAGTGATTCATAACCATAAAACAGTGATTAATAACTTTTAAATGATGTATCACAACATTTGACTTTAGATTGTTTAATCTGAACAGTAATTTAGATTTACAGACCTATTAGAATTAAGAGGTGATTCATCAATTATAAACACTGATTCATACATTTTGGGTGGTAATTGATAAGGTTTGGACAGTGActcataacatttaaataaaattcaaCTTTTAGTTAGGGATTCATAACTTTTAAATGATGTATCACAACATTTGACTTGAGATTGTTTAATCTGAACAGTAATTTAGATGTACAGATCTATTAGAATTGAGAGGTGATTTATCACTTTCAAACACTGATTTATAACTTTTGAAAAGTTAACTTTAAAACAGTAAAGAAGTGGAACAGTGAGTTGTTATTTTATTGGTTGATCTGATTAATGTAAATACGGTTTCTTACAGTTTTTGGTTTGGCTGTTTTGTCTGCTGATTCGAGGCTGTGCTGAAGCAGAGAGGCTGTGAGGGTTCCACCGTCTTTAGCACCACTTCGCTGCTGAAACcacaaaaacatgatttaaaaaatgtattataacacATTCTGTACATCTCTACACTCAATAACCTCCAGTACTTTAATCCTGGGAAGACAGGGAGCAACATGCTATTAGCATCTCTATTTTTACCTTAAACTCATCCAAAAGGCCCACAATTATTTCATCTCGCCTAGCGACCTCTTTCATAAGTAGGGAAAAGTGAGGATTTGGCAACCTCTATGTGAGAATAAGAACAGAATAATGATTAATTGGGGAGTCAACACAGTTTGTAATCAATTATTcacaatataatatactatacgacttacaggggttggacaatgaaactgaaacacctggttttagaccacaataatttattgtctcgacagacagttctggtggaaacaggagagttgaggtgcacattgaattctgccgtgatttgatcagccgtggttttatgttttttgtatacaatccgtgttagcacccgaacatccctttcagacagcttcctcttacagcgtccacagttaatcctgttggatgtggttgctccttcttggtggtacgctgacattaccctggatacagtggctcttgatgcatcacaaagacttgctgtcttggtcacagatgctccagcaagacgtgcaccaacaatttgtcctcttttaaactctggtatatcacccataatattgtgtgcattgcaatactttaagcaaaactgtgctcttaccctgataattgaaccttcacactcttaatggttcaataatgtgcaattaatgaagattgaccaccaggctgctccaatttagccatgaaacctcccacactaaaatgacaggtgtttcagtttcattgtccaactcctgaagttgcagaaaaatgtaataaaattagcTTCTTATAACAAAtaaacagtattacagtattgtAATTAATAATTACTGTAAAGCTACAAAcacagtattatttattatttaaaggaacagttcagTGAAAAATTACAGTATCATAATTGACCACTGATCCCTAGATTCAGTCAATCAGTCAATACATGTTTTCTATCTGAtgtgtgcttctttagtttataACAGGAGATGCTACGCTAATGTCGCTAGCAAACAATGGACTTGGattgtaacattttttaaatattcctcAGCTATTTTGATCTAGGGGAATGTTTGTGaccaaataaacatttaaatgtaaatcattGGGTTGAATTTAGTCTATTGATATTTAactgcttcttttctattggcttttggcactGTCTATTTACATATTGAGTATCCTCCCACAGTGTGTAGTGGTTACCCCAGGCTTCCATAGATAACCTTGTATGTAATATAGTTTGATAAACTCTCTTGCCTATATATGGGTTAGGCTGCAAGAGCAAGCATCTTTTTTTCTGAACTGATTGCTGTGTGTTGGCTGCTATACTGCTATACTGTTCCTTTTATAGTATTTTCTATACTATAGTATTTCAAACccgtattttacaaaaaaaaaaaaaaagactatttacagctttattttacttctgacagtaaaaataaaagtagatCTTCAGTGGTTTGCTAGGTGGGTGGGGTTTAGGACATGGTTCAGATCATAAATCAATTTTGCTGGTCGTCATTATTAAAGCCAATATAGCTCTATATTTACATGCTGAAAATTCCATGCCACATGGTCCATACTCCATACTACATTTAAGTAAATGTAACTCACAATTCTTGGTGAATTCATTTTGAATGTCTTTAGTAAATGTTACTTTGTTACTCGCATTCACTGAAGCATATTTTAGTTGCTGCATCTTAGTAGattttactaaaaataatgtagcTCCATTCAAAGCCCCTAAGATTGTCTACAAGTTGATGACAGAGCAGGCTTCTTCCTACGTTGCATCTGCCCCTAAAGGTCTatgttacctcccggccgctgcgctcctccaatgaacgtcacctcgctttaccaaacaaacatttacacaaagcaatccagactgttctcatacagagttccccaatggtggaacaaattaccttctactaccagatcaggagcgtccctcactatctttaataaactcctgaagacagagctcttcaaagagcacttactctcctaactcctctaactaactaccttctactaccagatcaggagaatctctcactatctttaataaactccaaaagacagagctcttcaaagagcacttactcttcttacacctctaactaactaccttccactaccagatcaggagaatctcttgctatttttaataaactcctaaagacagagctcttcaaagagcacttactctcctaaaccCTTCAAAGGccagtttatacttctgtgtgcgcatatcagcagctctgcatcgctctgcagtttaaaccacgaAGGTGGGAATGTGTGGGTCCGGAACATGGAcccagtggaccaatcacagctgcggctgtcCACGTCGTGCAACGCATAGTtacacagcgcactcggagaaaaACTCAGCGACTTGGttaccgatacatcagctcacagacgcctcgtgctgatcaacatcaaccCTTttgagtgataaggggaaagagtgccatctacccacccagagagagcaaggccaattgtgctctctcagggcagggcaagctacataaacaggatttgaaccggagatctcctgattatagtgacCGCTGGACATCTCAGAGCCccctaatgtacatcattatttgtaggTCGCTTTAGATAAAAGCatccgctaaatgtaatgtaatgtaataataaacgGGTAGCTataattttacagtatttatttggcAACTAAAGACGTAATAAAGTATTCCTTATAGGCAACTTTTTTGCAGTTAACTTACTGTAAAAGAAACGTTTATAGTTTAACCACTGGTTTCATTAGCAACATTGCACTAGCATCTGCTGCTCTGAACTAAAGAAGCACATGGTACATACTAAACATGCCTTGGCTGATTGACTGAATCTGGATTAAGAGATCAATCATGATAACTGATTTTTGATTGACCAGCTCCTTTAAGGCCTATAGGATCAGTCCTGTTCGATACCCTGAGCAGAGGGAAGGAGTCCAGCACCGAGATCCACAGAGAACCCCACAGAGACACGATCTTATTCAAACAACCGTGCAGCTTCTGCAGCTCCGCCGAACTCTTAtcatactgacacacacacacacacacacattattacaaagTTCATAACTTTCTATTAACATAGGCTATAATGTGCTATAATATAATCATGTATAATTATAATCATTTTCTAGGTAAATTGCAGCCATATGcacatatattttaaatggaaAGCTTAGTTGGTTGGCTAGAACAGAGACCTTATTACTAAGAAGAAAGGTGATTGGCCGATGTGTGAATGGGTTTTCATGTAATGCTAATCATAGTTCCTGTCCATGGATAAAGTCCCACcctttaacaaaaagagccaattagCTTTGTTTAagtatttgtttaatgttttactggaaacattaaacaatctgcttgaatgataaaaaaaaaaatgtaaatagcagttaaaagcatagcaatggcaagttaaaaaataataatgctataaaaactataaaactctaaaaataaaaatacagtttatagtcacctatatgaccataacctatttaaaagagaaaaaaaaatggatcatagaaacctatgccacttgttcttgaaaaagtTTTATTGGGGTGGTCTGAACacatactgcctgaaagatccaaattattatgtggaataatagttcattaaaaacgatttaatttaagattcgttgtacttttttacatcaaataattaaaagtaactttgtaacttttactcaagtacattttaaattgagtatttttttacttttactcgagtagatttttagatgggtacttttacttgagtagaattttagcaaagtaaaggtacatttacttaattacaatttttcagtacttttttatatattttatatatattatatattatatatatattatataatatatatattattatatatattattatatataattattacatatattatatatatattaattaataataattaatttatgatttgttgtacttttttacatcaaataattaaaagtaactttgtaacttacattttacattttaaattgagtatttttttactttttagatgggtacttttacttttacttgagtagaattttaacaaagtaaaaatacttttacttaattacaatttttcagtactttttttttgtttgttatataaattaattataatatgAAAAATAGCTGTTACTGACTGATTTAGCGAATGCGAGTGTAGTGATGACGTTGCTGGCCGCCACGGTGAAGTCCTCAGATAG contains the following coding sequences:
- the LOC103037969 gene encoding steroid 21-hydroxylase isoform X2, with product MVHFSGQSCRNSHAEKTRSSEAAVSKPLHSLSFLFPRSLSPALPGPPALPLLGNMLDLTRDHLPLHLTALARRYGNIYRLYCGSTTMVILNSSEFIREALVKKWSDFAGRPSSYTGNKVSGGGQNISLGDYSEVWKAKRRVVHNALQRCTAESLHSVIETQALHLKQVLLDYREKAVDLSEDFTVAASNVITTLAFAKSYDKSSAELQKLHGCLNKIVSLWGSLWISVLDSFPLLRRLPNPHFSLLMKEVARRDEIIVGLLDEFKRSGAKDGGTLTASLLQHSLESADKTAKPKTLLTDTQLHMTTIDLLIGGTETTAAWLCWTVAFLLHRPEVQTGVYEELCSVLKGQYPQYSDRHRLPYLCAVINEVLRLRPVAPLAVPHTAKRDSSIAGYFIPKNTVIIPNLFGAHHDPAVWSEPFTFRPERFLEGGGGSLRALMPFGGGARLCLGESVAKMELFLFTAYLLRDFQFLPEGPEELPDLRGVATVVLKAKPYRVIVRPRAH
- the LOC103037969 gene encoding steroid 21-hydroxylase isoform X1 yields the protein MVHFSGQSCRNSHAEKTRSSEAAVSKPLHSLSFLFPRSLSPALPGPPALPLLGNMLDLTRDHLPLHLTALARRYGNIYRLYCGSTTMVILNSSEFIREALVKKWSDFAGRPSSYTGNKVSGGGQNISLGDYSEVWKAKRRVVHNALQRCTAESLHSVIETQALHLKQVLLDYREKAVDLSEDFTVAASNVITTLAFAKSYDKSSAELQKLHGCLNKIVSLWGSLWISVLDSFPLLRRLPNPHFSLLMKEVARRDEIIVGLLDEFKQRSGAKDGGTLTASLLQHSLESADKTAKPKTLLTDTQLHMTTIDLLIGGTETTAAWLCWTVAFLLHRPEVQTGVYEELCSVLKGQYPQYSDRHRLPYLCAVINEVLRLRPVAPLAVPHTAKRDSSIAGYFIPKNTVIIPNLFGAHHDPAVWSEPFTFRPERFLEGGGGSLRALMPFGGGARLCLGESVAKMELFLFTAYLLRDFQFLPEGPEELPDLRGVATVVLKAKPYRVIVRPRAH